In Raphanus sativus cultivar WK10039 chromosome 5, ASM80110v3, whole genome shotgun sequence, the following proteins share a genomic window:
- the LOC108857189 gene encoding uncharacterized protein LOC108857189 isoform X2, which produces MMLTCITCMNQLNTTNNGGSRLLQEDEETETPRTKQATKSLTLQESTWRRLVGREANPEVADAGKRTRSGSTISVIDRLNLQPYSVHHIFE; this is translated from the exons ATGATGCTGACGTGTATAACGTGTATGAATCAGCTTAACACCACAAACAATGGCGGATCTAGGCTGCtacaagaagatgaagaaacagAGACGCCAAGGACCAAGCAGGCGACTAAATCTCTGACGTTGCAG GAATCTACTTGGAGACGCTTGGTCGGGAGGGAAGCAAATCCAGAGGTAGCAGATGCTGGAAAGAGAACGAGAAGTGGCTCTACGATATCAGTTATAGATAGGCTTAATCTTCAACCATATAGTGTTCATCAT ATATTTGAATGA
- the LOC108857189 gene encoding uncharacterized protein LOC108857189 isoform X1 produces MMLTCITCMNQLNTTNNGGSRLLQEDEETETPRTKQATKSLTLQESTWRRLVGREANPEVADAGKRTRSGSTISVIDRLNLQPYSVHHIWRLGKLFCDILNDVFL; encoded by the exons ATGATGCTGACGTGTATAACGTGTATGAATCAGCTTAACACCACAAACAATGGCGGATCTAGGCTGCtacaagaagatgaagaaacagAGACGCCAAGGACCAAGCAGGCGACTAAATCTCTGACGTTGCAG GAATCTACTTGGAGACGCTTGGTCGGGAGGGAAGCAAATCCAGAGGTAGCAGATGCTGGAAAGAGAACGAGAAGTGGCTCTACGATATCAGTTATAGATAGGCTTAATCTTCAACCATATAGTGTTCATCAT ATTTGGAGACTTGGAAAACTCTTTTGtgacattttaaatgatgtttttttGTAA
- the LOC108856793 gene encoding tryptophan--tRNA ligase, cytoplasmic isoform X2 yields the protein MEVDKKEELASDSSDQTVNPWEVSAKEGGKIDYDKLIDQFGCQRLDDSLIDRVQRLTSRQPHVFLRRGVFFAHRDFNEVLDAYERGDKFYLYTGRGPSSEALHLGHLIPFMFTKYLQEAFKVPLVIQLTDDEKCMWKNLSVEESQRLARENAKDIIACGFDVTKTFIFSDFDYVGGAFYKNMVKVAKCVTLNKAMGIFGFSGEDHIGKLSFPPVQAVPSFPSSFPHLFPGKDKLRCLIPCAIDQDPYFRMTRDVAPRLGYSKPALIESSFFPALQAKNGKMSASDPNSAIYVTDTAKEIKNKINRYAFSGGQDSIEKHREIGANLEVDIPVKYLSFFLEDDTELEHIKKEYGEGRMLTGEVKKRLTEVLTEMVERHRMARAAVTDEMVDAFMAVRPLPNMFESEKPLDFVGSSLCRYYHCTRSMTRTQRKRVEECLEVGNGCLVATVKYLSNSYN from the exons ATGGAGGTTGACAAGAAGGAGGAGCTAGCATCCGATTCATCGGATCAAACAGTGAATCCATGGGAAGTCTCCGCCAAAGAGGGCGGCAAAATCGACTACGACAAGCTCATAGACCAATTCGGCTGCCAGAGACTCGACGATTCGCTCATCGATCGCGTTCAGAGGCTCACTTCTCGCCAACCCCACGTCTTCCTCCGCCGTGGCGTCTTCTTCGCCCACAG GGACTTCAATGAGGTGTTGGATGCGTACGAGAGAGGAGACAAGTTCTATCTCTACACTGGGAGAGGACCTTCTTCAGAGGCTTTGCATTTAGGGCATTTGATTCCTTTCATGTTTACCAA ATACTTGCAAGAGGCTTTCAAGGTTCCTCTGGTTATACAGCTGACGGATGATGAGAAATGCATGTGGAAGAACTTATCTGTTGAGGAAAGTCAGAGACTTGCTAGAGAGAATGCCAAAGATATCATTGCTTGTGGGTTTGATGTCACTAAGACATTCATTTTCTCTGACTTTGACTATGTTGGCGG TGCTTTCTATAAGAACATGGTGAAGGTTGCAAAGTGTGTAACACTTAATAAG GCTATGGGAATCTTTGGATTTTCTGGCGAAGATCATATTGGAAAACTCAGTTTCCCTCCTGTGCAG GCAGTTCCATCATTTCCTAGCTCATTCCCACACTTGTTCCCTGGCAAAGACAAGCTCCGCTGCTTGATCCCTTGTGCAATTGACCAG GATCCTTACTTCAGGATGACTCGCGACGTTGCACCTCGGTTAGGCTATAGCAAGCCTGCACTGATTGAGTCATCATTTTTCCCTGCTCTGCAGGCAA AGAACGGAAAAATGTCTGCGAGCGATCCTAATTCAGCGATCTATGTGACAGATACTgctaaagaaataaaaaataag aTAAACAGGTATGCTTTCAGTGGTGGGCAAGACTCTATAGAAAAGCACCGAGAAATTGGAGCTAATCTTGAG GTGGATATACCAGTCAAATATCTTAGTTTCTTCCTAGAAGATGATACTGAGCTTGAACACATAAAGAAG GAATATGGAGAAGGAAGAATGCTAACGGGTGAAGTAAAGAAGCGACTCACTGAAGTTTTGACAGAAATGGTGGAGAGACACCGCATGGCTCGAGCTGCTGTTACTGATGAG ATGGTGGATGCGTTCATGGCCGTGAGACCTCTCCCAAACATGTTCGA GAGCGAGAAGCCACTCGACTTTGTTGGGAGCTCTCTCTGTCGGTATTACCACTGCACTCGGTCAATGACTCGAACCCAGCGGAAAAGA GTGGAAGAGTGCCTGGAGGTTGGAAACGGGTGCTTAGTAGCCACTGTCAAATATTTATCAAACTCATACAACTGA
- the LOC108856793 gene encoding tryptophan--tRNA ligase, cytoplasmic isoform X1 — protein sequence MEVDKKEELASDSSDQTVNPWEVSAKEGGKIDYDKLIDQFGCQRLDDSLIDRVQRLTSRQPHVFLRRGVFFAHRDFNEVLDAYERGDKFYLYTGRGPSSEALHLGHLIPFMFTKYLQEAFKVPLVIQLTDDEKCMWKNLSVEESQRLARENAKDIIACGFDVTKTFIFSDFDYVGGAFYKNMVKVAKCVTLNKAMGIFGFSGEDHIGKLSFPPVQAVPSFPSSFPHLFPGKDKLRCLIPCAIDQDPYFRMTRDVAPRLGYSKPALIESSFFPALQGENGKMSASDPNSAIYVTDTAKEIKNKINRYAFSGGQDSIEKHREIGANLEVDIPVKYLSFFLEDDTELEHIKKEYGEGRMLTGEVKKRLTEVLTEMVERHRMARAAVTDEMVDAFMAVRPLPNMFESEKPLDFVGSSLCRYYHCTRSMTRTQRKRVEECLEVGNGCLVATVKYLSNSYN from the exons ATGGAGGTTGACAAGAAGGAGGAGCTAGCATCCGATTCATCGGATCAAACAGTGAATCCATGGGAAGTCTCCGCCAAAGAGGGCGGCAAAATCGACTACGACAAGCTCATAGACCAATTCGGCTGCCAGAGACTCGACGATTCGCTCATCGATCGCGTTCAGAGGCTCACTTCTCGCCAACCCCACGTCTTCCTCCGCCGTGGCGTCTTCTTCGCCCACAG GGACTTCAATGAGGTGTTGGATGCGTACGAGAGAGGAGACAAGTTCTATCTCTACACTGGGAGAGGACCTTCTTCAGAGGCTTTGCATTTAGGGCATTTGATTCCTTTCATGTTTACCAA ATACTTGCAAGAGGCTTTCAAGGTTCCTCTGGTTATACAGCTGACGGATGATGAGAAATGCATGTGGAAGAACTTATCTGTTGAGGAAAGTCAGAGACTTGCTAGAGAGAATGCCAAAGATATCATTGCTTGTGGGTTTGATGTCACTAAGACATTCATTTTCTCTGACTTTGACTATGTTGGCGG TGCTTTCTATAAGAACATGGTGAAGGTTGCAAAGTGTGTAACACTTAATAAG GCTATGGGAATCTTTGGATTTTCTGGCGAAGATCATATTGGAAAACTCAGTTTCCCTCCTGTGCAG GCAGTTCCATCATTTCCTAGCTCATTCCCACACTTGTTCCCTGGCAAAGACAAGCTCCGCTGCTTGATCCCTTGTGCAATTGACCAG GATCCTTACTTCAGGATGACTCGCGACGTTGCACCTCGGTTAGGCTATAGCAAGCCTGCACTGATTGAGTCATCATTTTTCCCTGCTCTGCAG GGAGAGAACGGAAAAATGTCTGCGAGCGATCCTAATTCAGCGATCTATGTGACAGATACTgctaaagaaataaaaaataag aTAAACAGGTATGCTTTCAGTGGTGGGCAAGACTCTATAGAAAAGCACCGAGAAATTGGAGCTAATCTTGAG GTGGATATACCAGTCAAATATCTTAGTTTCTTCCTAGAAGATGATACTGAGCTTGAACACATAAAGAAG GAATATGGAGAAGGAAGAATGCTAACGGGTGAAGTAAAGAAGCGACTCACTGAAGTTTTGACAGAAATGGTGGAGAGACACCGCATGGCTCGAGCTGCTGTTACTGATGAG ATGGTGGATGCGTTCATGGCCGTGAGACCTCTCCCAAACATGTTCGA GAGCGAGAAGCCACTCGACTTTGTTGGGAGCTCTCTCTGTCGGTATTACCACTGCACTCGGTCAATGACTCGAACCCAGCGGAAAAGA GTGGAAGAGTGCCTGGAGGTTGGAAACGGGTGCTTAGTAGCCACTGTCAAATATTTATCAAACTCATACAACTGA
- the LOC108856793 gene encoding tryptophan--tRNA ligase, cytoplasmic isoform X3 has protein sequence MEVDKKEELASDSSDQTVNPWEVSAKEGGKIDYDKLIDQFGCQRLDDSLIDRVQRLTSRQPHVFLRRGVFFAHRDFNEVLDAYERGDKFYLYTGRGPSSEALHLGHLIPFMFTKYLQEAFKVPLVIQLTDDEKCMWKNLSVEESQRLARENAKDIIACGFDVTKTFIFSDFDYVGGAFYKNMVKVAKCVTLNKAMGIFGFSGEDHIGKLSFPPVQAVPSFPSSFPHLFPGKDKLRCLIPCAIDQDPYFRMTRDVAPRLGYSKPALIESSFFPALQGENGKMSASDPNSAIYVTDTAKEIKNKINRYAFSGGQDSIEKHREIGANLEVDIPVKYLSFFLEDDTELEHIKKEYGEGRMLTGEVKKRLTEVLTEMVERHRMARAAVTDEMVDAFMAVRPLPNMFE, from the exons ATGGAGGTTGACAAGAAGGAGGAGCTAGCATCCGATTCATCGGATCAAACAGTGAATCCATGGGAAGTCTCCGCCAAAGAGGGCGGCAAAATCGACTACGACAAGCTCATAGACCAATTCGGCTGCCAGAGACTCGACGATTCGCTCATCGATCGCGTTCAGAGGCTCACTTCTCGCCAACCCCACGTCTTCCTCCGCCGTGGCGTCTTCTTCGCCCACAG GGACTTCAATGAGGTGTTGGATGCGTACGAGAGAGGAGACAAGTTCTATCTCTACACTGGGAGAGGACCTTCTTCAGAGGCTTTGCATTTAGGGCATTTGATTCCTTTCATGTTTACCAA ATACTTGCAAGAGGCTTTCAAGGTTCCTCTGGTTATACAGCTGACGGATGATGAGAAATGCATGTGGAAGAACTTATCTGTTGAGGAAAGTCAGAGACTTGCTAGAGAGAATGCCAAAGATATCATTGCTTGTGGGTTTGATGTCACTAAGACATTCATTTTCTCTGACTTTGACTATGTTGGCGG TGCTTTCTATAAGAACATGGTGAAGGTTGCAAAGTGTGTAACACTTAATAAG GCTATGGGAATCTTTGGATTTTCTGGCGAAGATCATATTGGAAAACTCAGTTTCCCTCCTGTGCAG GCAGTTCCATCATTTCCTAGCTCATTCCCACACTTGTTCCCTGGCAAAGACAAGCTCCGCTGCTTGATCCCTTGTGCAATTGACCAG GATCCTTACTTCAGGATGACTCGCGACGTTGCACCTCGGTTAGGCTATAGCAAGCCTGCACTGATTGAGTCATCATTTTTCCCTGCTCTGCAG GGAGAGAACGGAAAAATGTCTGCGAGCGATCCTAATTCAGCGATCTATGTGACAGATACTgctaaagaaataaaaaataag aTAAACAGGTATGCTTTCAGTGGTGGGCAAGACTCTATAGAAAAGCACCGAGAAATTGGAGCTAATCTTGAG GTGGATATACCAGTCAAATATCTTAGTTTCTTCCTAGAAGATGATACTGAGCTTGAACACATAAAGAAG GAATATGGAGAAGGAAGAATGCTAACGGGTGAAGTAAAGAAGCGACTCACTGAAGTTTTGACAGAAATGGTGGAGAGACACCGCATGGCTCGAGCTGCTGTTACTGATGAG ATGGTGGATGCGTTCATGGCCGTGAGACCTCTCCCAAACATGTTCGAGTAA
- the LOC108859370 gene encoding protein LIGHT-DEPENDENT SHORT HYPOCOTYLS 2-like, translated as MDLISQNHNNKNPNTTLSTQPPPSSRYENQKRRDWNTFCQYLRNHRPPISLPSCSGAHVIEFLRYLDQFGKTKVHNQNCAFFGLPNPPEPCPCPLRQAWGSLYALIGRLRAAYEENGGAPETSPFGSSSVRIFLREVKDFQAKARGVSYEKKRKRVNNQKQITQSGLQPPLVPQHQQQGQSMMAKYHHSAT; from the coding sequence atggaTTTGATCTCTCAAAATCACAATAACAAGAACCCTAATACCACTCTCTCGACACAACCTCCCCCCTCTAGCCGCTACGAGAACCAGAAACGCCGTGATTGGAACACTTTCTGCCAATACCTCAGAAATCATCGTCCACCGATCTCTCTACCGTCTTGCAGCGGCGCGCACGTCATAGAGTTTCTGCGTTACCTTGACCAGTTTGGGAAAACCAAAGTCCACAACCAAAACTGCGCCTTCTTTGGCCTCCCAAATCCTCCGGAGCCTTGTCCTTGTCCTCTTCGACAAGCTTGGGGATCACTTTACGCTCTTATCGGTCGTCTCCGTGCCGCCTACGAGGAGAACGGTGGAGCTCCCGAGACCAGCCCTTTTGGCTCAAGTTCAGTCAGGATTTTCCTAAGGGAGGTTAAAGATTTTCAGGCTAAAGCACGTGGAGTTAGCTacgagaagaagaggaaaaggGTCAATAATCAAAAGCAAATAACCCAATCGGGTTTGCAGCCGCCTCTAGTGCCGCAACACCAGCAGCAAGGTCAGTCTATGATGGCTAAGTACCACCACAGTGCAACTTGA
- the LOC108858986 gene encoding uncharacterized protein LOC108858986 — translation MPSPSPYTKRRSVAATPSVSPRSKGGFFYKSVLFALFLLALPLFPSQAPEFVGETVPTKLWELIHLLFVGITVAYGLFSRRSVESSLDSRMKSGAVDESSLSDESRLIHVSARASVAERESESFNQVQAWNSQCYQGRSKVVVVARPAYGLDGHVVHQPLGLPVRSLMSALRDNAAHEDSSCLQLQCRTIQSFPALSQVPNTGNKDKIPRKLALSLILRTDSHLLVLFLKSLNSNVDEPVKEKSLECSSRSSSLSLPSSPPLSPSPPDDTHSLILHSRHYSYGFLLEEDVRQVLEDELKGTDVRGGRTEIFSNKECT, via the exons ATGCCGTCTCCGAGTCCGTACACCAAGCGCCGCTCCGTCGCCGCGACTCCGTCTGTGTCCCCTCGATCGAAAGGAGGATTCTTTTATAAGTCTGTCCTATTCGCTCTGTTTCTCCTGGCCTTGCCGTTGTTCCCTTCTCAGGCTCCAGAGTTCGTCGGAGAGACAGTGCCGACCAAGCTCTGGGAACTGATTCACCTCCTCTTCGTCGGCATTACTGTCGCTTATGGTTTGTTTAGCCGTAGGAGTGTTGAATCATCGCTTGATTCAAGGATGAAGAGCGGTGCAGTAGATGAGTCTTCATT GAGTGATGAGAGTCGTTTGATTCATGTGAGTGCTCGAGCTTCTGTAGCTGAGAGAGAATCTGAGTCGTTTAACCAAGTGCAAGCTTGGAACTCGcagtgttaccaagggagatcTAAGGTTGTGGTGGTTGCTCGACCAGCTTATGGTCTTGATGGCCATGTTGTGCATCAGCCATTAGGCTTGCCGGTTAGGAGTTTAATGTCGGCTTTGAGAGATAACGCAGCTCATGAGGACAGCTCTTGT TTGCAGTTGCAGTGCAGGACAATTCAGAGTTTTCCAGCTTTATCTCAAGTCCCTAATACTGGGAATAAGGATAAGATccccaggaa ACTAGCTTTGAGTCTCATACTCAGAACAGATTCTCACCTTCTCGTTCTGTTTCTGAAGTCGTTAAACTCGAATGTGGATGAACCGGTTAAGGAGAAGAGTCTTGAGTGTTCATCACGGTCTAGTTCACTATCTTTGCCCTCATCACCACCACTGTCTCCATCTCCACCTGATGATACACACAGTCTTATCTTACATTCTCGGCATTATAGTTATGGTTTTTTGTTAGAGGAAGATGTACGACAAGTGTTGGAAGATGAATTAAAAGGGACTGATGTTAGAGGCGGAAGAACAGAGATCTTCAGCAACAAGGAATGTACTTAA